TTTCAATCATTTGTTCTCTTCATGAAAGTCTGAAGTCAAGATTTTCTTTGCGTATCTTTGCGTCTTTGCGTGAGCTGATGTTTTTTTTTGGTTGCGGCTCGTCCGCGTTGTGAAAGTTGGAATCTCATTCTGGCTTTGAGCGCCTCACGGCCTAAAACTCCCGCGGCGCGTGGCGAGGTGAGAAAAAACACTCGAGGATTCTCAAAATGCAAAGCAAGCGACGCTGTCCCTGGTGTGGCGATGATCCGCTCTGCGTGGCCTATCATGATGCGGAGTGGGGCGTAGCCGTGCATGACGATCGGCGGCTGTTCGAGATGTTGATTCTCGAAGGCGCGCAGGCGGGCTTGAACTGGCTCACGATTTTGCGTAAGCGCGACAACTACCGCAAGACCTTCGCGAATTTCGATCCGGCGCGCGTGGCCAAATTCGACCGCCGGAAAATCGCCGCGCTGCTGGAGAATCCCGGCATTGTGCGCAACCGCCTCAAGATTCATGCGGCGGTGGCCAATGCCCAGGCCTTGCTGCAGGTGCAGAAGGAATTCGGCAGCTTCGACCGCTACATTTGGCAATTCGTGGGCGGCAAGCCGAAAAAGAACCGCTGGCGGGAACTGAAGGAACTGCCCAGCCGCACGCCGGAATCCGATGCCATGAGCAAAGACCTGAAGCGCCGCGGCTTTTCATTCGTGGGCTCGACGATTTGCTATGCTTTCATGCAGGCGGTGGGCATGGTGAATGATCACGTGGTGAGGTGTTATCGCTATCGTGAGGTGTGACACTTTCGCCCGGGCAGAATGCTCAT
The window above is part of the bacterium genome. Proteins encoded here:
- a CDS encoding DNA-3-methyladenine glycosylase I; translation: MQSKRRCPWCGDDPLCVAYHDAEWGVAVHDDRRLFEMLILEGAQAGLNWLTILRKRDNYRKTFANFDPARVAKFDRRKIAALLENPGIVRNRLKIHAAVANAQALLQVQKEFGSFDRYIWQFVGGKPKKNRWRELKELPSRTPESDAMSKDLKRRGFSFVGSTICYAFMQAVGMVNDHVVRCYRYREV